From Pelmatolapia mariae isolate MD_Pm_ZW linkage group LG22, Pm_UMD_F_2, whole genome shotgun sequence, a single genomic window includes:
- the LOC134619734 gene encoding gamma-enolase, whose amino-acid sequence MSIVSIVAREILDSRGNPTVEVDLRTEKGLFRAAVPSGASTGIYEALELRDGDKSRYKGKGVLKAVGHINDTLAPALLASGISVVEQEQLDNMMIEMDGTENKSKFGANAILGVSLAICKAGAAEKEVPLYRHIADLAGNTELVLPVPAFNVINGGSHAGNKLAMQEFMVLPVGAESFKEALRIGSELYHTLKGVIQEKYGQDATNVGDEGGFAPNILENSEALDLLQTAIEKAGFTEKVVVGMDVAASEFYREGKYDLDFKSPPDPERHITAEELADIYQGFVNSYPVVSIEDPFDQDDWEAWSRLTAQVGIQVVGDDLTVTNPKRIEKAAEERACNCLLLKVNQIGSVTEAIQACKLAQANGWGVMVSHRSGETEDTFIADLVVGLCTGQIKTGAPCRSERLAKYNQLMRIEEELGDQARFAGHNFRNPSAL is encoded by the exons ATGTCGATCGTCAGCATAGTTGCCAGGGAGATCTTGGACTCCCGTGGAAACCCCACTGTTGAAGTGGACCTCCGCACAGAAAAAG GTCTGTTCAGGGCTGCGGTGCCCAGCGGAGCATCCACAGGGATCTATGAGGCTCTGGAGCTCCGAGATGGAGACAAGAGCCGCTACAAGGGCAAAG GTGTTTTGAAGGCAGTTGGGCACATCAACGATACTCTGGCTCCAGCCCTTTTAGCCTCT GGCATCAGCGTGGTGGAGCAGGAGCAGCTGGACAACATGATGATCGAGATGGACggcacagaaaacaaat CCAAGTTTGGGGCCAATGCCATCCTGGGAGTGTCTCTAGCCATCTGTAAGGCTGGCGCAGCAGAGAAAGAAGTCCCCCTGTACCGCCACATAGCCGACCTGGCTGGAAACACAGAGCTGGTGCTGCCGGTTCCT gCCTTTAATGTGATAAACGGAGGATCTCATGCAGGAAACAAACTGGCCATGCAGGAGTTCATGGTGCTGCCAGTTGGGGCTGAATCTTTCAA GGAGGCGCTAAGGATAGGATCAGAGCTCTACCACACACTGAAAGGAGTCATTCAGGAGAAATACGGCCAAGACGCCACCAACGTTGGAGATGAGGGAGGATTTGCTCCCAACATCCTGGAGAACAGTGAGG CTCTGGATCTGCTGCAGACAGCCATTGAGAAGGCTGGCTTCACAGAAAAGGTGGTAGTCGGGATGGACGTTGCCGCCTCGGAGTTTTACCGTGAGGGGAAGTACGACCTGGACTTCAAATCCCCACCAGATCCAGAGCGACACATCACTGCAGAGGAACTGGCTGACATCTACCAGGGCTTCGTCAACAGCTACCCAG TGGTGTCCATCGAGGATCCGTTTGACCAGGATGACTGGGAGGCCTGGTCCCGCCTGACGGCCCAGGTGGGGATCCAGGTTGTTGGGGATGATCTGACGGTGACCAACCCCAAGAGAATAGAGAAAGCTGCCGAGGAGCGAGCCTGCAACTGCCTGCTACTCAAAGTGAACCAGATCGGCTCTGTCACCGAGGCCATACAGGC GTGTAAGCTGGCTCAGGCAAATGGTTGGGGTGTGATGGTCAGCCATCGCTCAGGAGAAACAGAGGATACCTTCATTGCTGACCTGGTGGTGGGACTCTGCACTGGACAG ATTAAGACTGGCGCCCCCTGCAGATCTGAGCGGCTGGCCAAGTACAACCAGCTCATGAG GATTGAGGAAGAGTTGGGCGACCAGGCTCGCTTTGCAGGCCATAACTTCAGGAACCCCAGCGCTCTGTGA
- the tpi1a gene encoding triosephosphate isomerase A, which yields MALRKFFVGGNWKMNGNKESLGELISTLNTASLHDETEVVCAAPSIYLDFARSNLDPRISVAAQNCYKVAKGAFTGEISPAMIRDCEADWVILGHSERRHVFGESDELIGQKVAHALENDLGVIACIGEKLEEREAGTTEEVVYAQTQVIAENVKDWGKVVLAYEPVWAIGTGKTATPEQAQEVHEKLRAWLRANVSDDVADSVRIIYGGSVTGANCRELASQGDVDGFLVGGASLKPEFVDIINARA from the exons ATGGCGCTTCGCAAGTTCTTCGTGGGTGGAAACTGGAAGATGAACGGGAACAAAGAGAGTCTTGGAGAGCTCATCAGCACCCTGAACACCGCCAGCCTGCACGACGAGACCG AGGTGGTTTGTGCCGCTCCCTCCATCTACCTGGACTTTGCCCGATCCAATCTGGATCCCAGGATCTCCGTCGCAGCACAGAACTGCTACAAGGTGGCCAAGGGAGCGTTTACTGGAGAGATCAG CCCAGCCATGATCAGGGACTGCGAGGCAGACTGGGTGATCCTGGGACACTCAGAGCGCCGTCATGTGTTTGGGGAAAGTGACGAGCTGATTGGCCAGAAG GTGGCTCATGCTCTGGAGAACGATCTGGGTGTGATCGCCTGCATCGGTGAGAAGCTGGAGGAGCGAGAGGCAGGAACCACCGAAGAAGTCGTCTATGCTCAGACGCAGGTCATTGCAG AGAATGTAAAAGACTGGGGGAAAGTCGTGCTGGCATATGAACCTGTTTGGGCCATCGGCACAGGAAAGACAGCCACACCTGAGCAG GCTCAGGAGGTCCACGAGAAGCTGAGGGCGTGGCTCAGAGCAAATGTCTCCGATGATGTGGCCGACTCTGTACGCATCATCTATGGAG GTTCGGTCACAGGAGCAAACTGCAGAGAGCTGGCGTCTCAGGGCGATGTGGATGGCTTCCTGGTGGGCGGGGCCTCTCTGAAGCCAGAGTTTGTCGACATCATCAACGCACGTGCATAA